A region of Domibacillus sp. DTU_2020_1001157_1_SI_ALB_TIR_016 DNA encodes the following proteins:
- a CDS encoding M14 family zinc carboxypeptidase encodes MNVKKKVLSVSLSGLIAWGAVTAVSLPVSAVGNGPSAGNGSVQTSNLHTYESMAAYLKTEDAKQEAMELEIIGQTVKGRDIYMAKYISNLSNPTILFLTQQHGNEQLTTEGALEFIKHLGTSKTKDVLNHVNILVIPMLNADGAMGDVNFSLDEYMADGDRHLTRYNANNVDLNREHAKAIDEMQIEVKSLYENVFEKYEINYMIDLHHQGTLSETNGELVSGSILYPTNADVKPEVLEDSKKLGSVVYHAIEETGWGHIGRYDGGSGVNIGRNGAAVRYNIATLLFEMRGMSDHYIESYALGQKSNGYLIKQTITTLDAAVRAIADGSIETADTSFWDTLPTQTNRPGGEADE; translated from the coding sequence ATGAATGTGAAAAAGAAAGTTTTATCTGTTTCTTTGTCCGGTTTAATAGCGTGGGGGGCTGTAACGGCTGTTTCTCTTCCAGTCAGTGCAGTAGGAAATGGCCCGAGTGCTGGTAATGGTTCCGTCCAAACGTCTAACCTGCATACATATGAAAGCATGGCGGCGTATTTAAAAACAGAAGACGCAAAGCAGGAAGCGATGGAGCTTGAAATCATCGGACAGACAGTAAAAGGCCGGGATATTTATATGGCCAAATATATTTCGAATCTTTCGAATCCAACCATTTTATTTTTAACCCAGCAGCACGGCAATGAGCAGCTGACTACAGAAGGAGCTTTAGAATTTATTAAACACTTGGGTACCAGCAAAACAAAAGATGTTTTAAACCATGTAAATATACTGGTGATCCCAATGCTCAATGCGGATGGAGCGATGGGAGATGTGAACTTCTCTCTTGATGAGTATATGGCTGATGGAGACCGCCATTTAACACGGTATAATGCGAACAATGTTGATTTAAATCGTGAGCATGCTAAAGCCATTGACGAGATGCAAATTGAGGTAAAATCTTTATACGAAAATGTGTTTGAAAAATACGAAATTAACTACATGATTGACCTGCATCACCAAGGAACATTAAGCGAGACCAATGGCGAATTGGTATCGGGTTCTATACTTTATCCTACAAATGCTGATGTGAAGCCAGAAGTGCTGGAGGACTCTAAAAAACTTGGTTCTGTCGTTTACCACGCTATTGAAGAAACCGGATGGGGTCATATTGGCAGATACGATGGCGGTTCAGGTGTGAATATCGGCCGAAACGGTGCCGCCGTGCGTTATAATATTGCCACCCTTCTTTTTGAAATGCGCGGCATGTCTGATCACTATATTGAATCCTATGCACTTGGACAAAAAAGCAACGGTTACTTAATCAAACAAACCATCACAACGCTCGATGCGGCTGTCAGAGCCATTGCAGATGGATCTATTGAAACAGCGGATACTAGCTTCTGGGATACGCTTCCGACTCAAACGAACAGACCGGGCGGGGAAGCGGACGAGTAA
- a CDS encoding class I SAM-dependent methyltransferase yields the protein MFDLSEKMIDVAKERFARDEDVDYIIADYTDYTFDRNYDLVISSLSIHHLPDEEKKKLYQRIFSFLNSGGVFVNADQVLGDTPFIESLYKEDWRNKVERSGLSLQEIEAAYERTKLDKMSTLEEQLCWLKESGFHDVDCL from the coding sequence TTGTTCGATCTCTCAGAAAAAATGATCGATGTCGCTAAGGAAAGATTCGCAAGGGATGAAGATGTTGATTATATCATTGCTGATTATACCGACTATACATTTGACAGAAACTATGATCTTGTTATTTCTTCACTTTCTATTCACCATTTGCCTGATGAAGAAAAAAAGAAGCTATACCAAAGAATTTTCTCTTTTCTAAATTCTGGAGGAGTATTTGTAAATGCTGATCAAGTTCTTGGAGACACTCCGTTTATAGAGTCACTGTATAAAGAGGACTGGCGTAACAAAGTCGAAAGAAGCGGTTTATCACTACAAGAAATCGAAGCGGCTTATGAACGTACGAAGCTGGATAAAATGTCTACGCTTGAAGAACAGCTTTGCTGGCTAAAAGAAAGCGGCTTTCATGACGTTGACTGTCTCTAA
- a CDS encoding DMT family transporter, giving the protein MSIQLKATVMMIGVNMFWGLSYVFMKMGLGSLGAFNIIALRCLIAFFIAGILFRKQVVNINIKTLTSSFVLGVLLFSVFTLVTFGVSMTSASKAGFLLSLTVVFVPLIHCLLKRSLPSWTVGTGVMITLIGISVLTLKSSLTIHLGDLLCIGSALSYAIHILFTGWAAKEGNPITLGVLQLGFAGAIALVCSMLFEHPSLPATSDAWIAILGLGIFCSAIGFICQAIAQQHTSPTHTGLIFATEPIFAALFAVLFWRESFTSKDFAGSSLILCGILLAQLDQKRLFNAKFAHRFFYRQSETK; this is encoded by the coding sequence TGTTTATGAAAATGGGGCTCGGTTCACTTGGCGCTTTTAATATTATTGCATTAAGGTGCTTAATCGCTTTTTTCATCGCCGGTATCTTATTCCGTAAGCAGGTTGTCAACATCAATATTAAAACGCTCACGTCTTCTTTTGTTTTAGGGGTGTTATTATTTTCTGTTTTTACTTTGGTAACTTTCGGTGTCAGCATGACCTCCGCTTCTAAAGCGGGGTTTCTTTTAAGCCTTACAGTTGTGTTCGTTCCTCTGATTCATTGCTTGCTGAAAAGAAGCCTACCGTCATGGACAGTAGGTACAGGTGTGATGATCACCCTTATCGGCATTAGTGTACTCACATTAAAGTCCTCTCTGACGATTCATTTAGGTGACCTTTTGTGTATCGGCTCTGCGCTTAGTTATGCGATTCACATTCTTTTTACAGGCTGGGCAGCTAAAGAAGGAAATCCGATCACCCTCGGTGTCCTTCAATTAGGCTTCGCAGGCGCTATTGCTTTGGTATGCAGCATGCTGTTTGAGCACCCTTCTTTGCCGGCAACGTCTGATGCATGGATTGCGATATTAGGGCTAGGCATTTTTTGCAGTGCTATCGGATTTATATGCCAGGCTATCGCCCAGCAGCATACATCTCCTACCCACACTGGACTCATTTTTGCGACCGAGCCCATTTTTGCTGCTCTGTTCGCCGTTCTTTTTTGGAGAGAAAGTTTTACATCAAAAGATTTTGCCGGGTCATCCCTCATTCTCTGTGGTATTTTATTAGCCCAGCTTGATCAAAAGAGGCTCTTTAACGCAAAATTTGCACACCGCTTTTTCTATAGACAAAGCGAAACCAAGTAG